From the Malus domestica chromosome 17, GDT2T_hap1 genome, one window contains:
- the LOC103404601 gene encoding glucan endo-1,3-beta-D-glucosidase-like: MASMLSPLALVVCVLCFSALIPQATPAPFLFPEAQSTILPDPSTFFASNLLSSPLPTNSFFQNFVLGNGDQPEYIHPYTIRSANSSLSLAYPSFSYSSTVVSTTPFEADLTIASTSNSNGHHVVSDFNDLSVTLDFPSSNLRFYLVRGSPFLTCFVYRPTSVSISTDHTIVSASSASGSSTKFIVKLDNDHTWLIYTSSPTEFTDSDSSTLTLKEFSGIFRVAVMPDPDPKSEQVLDHFSSCYPISGAAVLENSNTLSYKFEKIGGDLLMLAHPLHLKLLSNATILQDFKYKSIDGDLIGVVGDSWVLASKPIPVTWNSVGGVKKDSFSEIISALRRDVDALSSTESTTTSSYFYGKLVARAARLALIAEEVACPDVIPAIRTFLSNKIEPWLDGTFSGNGFLHDKTWGGLVTKSSATDPAADFGFGLYSDHHFHLGYFIYAISVLAKIDPAWGEKYKPQAYLLVEDFLNKDKKLNPNYTRLRCFDLYKLHSWAAGLTEFADGRNQESTSEAVNAYYAAALMGKAYKDAQLEATGSLLTALEIQAAQMWWHVREGGENQIYEQDFAKENRVVGVLWSTKRESGLWFATAEAKEIRLGIQMVPVLPVTEVLFADVGFASELVNWASPALSRTGVTEAWKGFVYALQGMYDKEGALEKIRSLEEFDDGNSRSNLLWWIHSR, translated from the coding sequence ATGGCAAGCATGCTCTCTCCTCTTGCTCTCGTCGTCTGCGTACTGTGTTTTTCGGCATTGATTCCACAGGCTACCCCCGCCCCGTTCCTCTTCCCGGAAGCTCAGTCCACCATCCTCCCCGACCCTTCAACCTTCTTCGCCTCGAACCTCCTCTCATCCCCGCTCCCCACCAACTCCTTCTTCCAAAACTTTGTCCTCGGCAATGGCGATCAACCTGAATACATCCACCCCTACACCATCAGATCAGCCAACTCTTCTCTATCTCTTGCTTACCCGTCTTTCTCCTACTCCTCTACCGTCGTATCCACAACCCCGTTCGAAGCCGACCTCACCATCGCCTCAACTTCAAATAGCAACGGTCACCATGTAGTGTCCGACTTCAATGATTTGAGTGTGACATTGGACTTTCCCTCCTCCAACCTCCGCTTCTACCTGGTTCGAGGAAGCCCCTTTCTCACCTGCTTTGTTTATCGTCCCACGTCGGTTTCTATATCGACCGATCATACGATTGTCTCGGCATCCTCAGCGAGTGGCTCGAGCACCAAGTTCATCGTCAAGCTCGACAATGATCACACATGGCTAATATATACATCCTCACCAACTGAATTTACTGACAGCGACTCATCCACGTTAACTCTTAAAGAATTTTCTGGGATTTTTCGTGTTGCTGTGATGCCGGATCCTGATCCTAAATCTGAGCAAGTTCTCGACCACTTCAGTTCTTGTTACCCGATTTCTGGTGCAGCTGTGCTCGAAAATTCAAATACTTTGTCGTATAAGTTCGAAAAGATAGGTGGAGACTTGCTCATGCTAGCTCATCCTCTACATCTCAAGCTTCTGTCCAACGCAACAATTTTGCAAGATTTTAAGTACAAAAGCATCGACGGGGATTTGATTGGCGTCGTTGGTGATTCGTGGGTGTTAGCATCGAAGCCTATTCCAGTCACTTGGAATTCCGTTGGAGGTGTAAAAAAGGATTCGTTTTCAGAGATCATATCTGCACTTCGTCGAGATGTTGACGCTCTTAGTTCAACAGAATCAACTACCACGTCTTCGTACTTTTACGGGAAACTAGTTGCTAGAGCTGCGAGGCTGGCTCTGATCGCCGAGGAGGTAGCCTGTCCTGATGTGATCCCTGCGATTAGGACGTTCTTGAGCAATAAAATCGAGCCGTGGTTGGATGGTACTTTTAGCGGCAACGGATTCTTGCATGATAAAACATGGGGTGGACTTGTTACCAAATCCTCCGCAACTGATCCAGCTGCAGATTTCGGGTTTGGTCTTTATTCAGATCACCATTTTCATCTGGGGTACTTTATATATGCAATTTCCGTGTTAGCAAAGATTGATCCTGCATGGGGAGAGAAGTACAAGCCTCAAGCTTACTTGCTCGTGGAGGATTTTCTCAACAAGGACAAGAAATTGAATCCAAATTACACGCGTCTGAGATGCTTTGATCTTTATAAGTTGCACTCGTGGGCGGCAGGGTTGACAGAATTCGCAGACGGGAGGAATCAAGAGAGTACGAGTGAGGCAGTTAATGCGTACTATGCAGCCGCTCTGATGGGGAAAGCGTATAAAGATGCGCAACTTGAGGCCACCGGTTCGCTGCTTACTGCATTAGAAATTCAGGCAGCTCAAATGTGGTGGCATgtgagagagggaggagagaatcAAATTTACGAGCAAGATTTCGCGAAGGAGAATCGGGTTGTGGGAGTTTTATGGTCGACCAAGAGAGAGAGCGGGCTTTGGTTTGCGACTGCGGAGGCAAAAGAAATCAGACTTGGAATCCAAATGGTGCCTGTTTTGCCAGTTACTGAGGTATTGTTCGCTGATGTCGGGTTTGCTAGTGAGCTAGTGAACTGGGCATCGCCGGCGCTCAGCAGGACGGGAGTCACGGAAGCATGGAAAGGATTTGTGTATGCATTACAAGGGATGTACGACAAAGAAGGCGCTT